The Alteromonas macleodii ATCC 27126 genome segment AAACCGCTTTGAAGAAAAATGCCCTGACTTTCCAGGGCATCTAATATGGTGTCTGGGCTAAGCCCAGAGAATGAAAAATCTGTCATCGATAAAGGAATTTAGTTGGCTCATCAACGGTAACCGTTTCCCCATCAATAGTGGAGGTTACACTGATAAAAATATCGGTAACCGTATCTTCCAGATTATAGGCGTCAGTTGCAACTGAAATTGGCGTGCTATACACCGCACCGCCTTCAACTGTTACAGTTTGCTCACCAATGTACTTGTAGTCAGGCAAACCTTTTACAGCAATAGAGTAGGTTTGGGTTTGCTGAGTTTTGTTAAGTACTTTTATTGTATAAACGTTCTCAATTAGCCCTTCATTCGTTTCGCGGTATAGCGAGTTTCTGTCGCGGATAATGTCAACTTCGGTGGGGCTGCGCATCCAAATATTGGCAAACAGCAAGCCTATCATCACCACTAAAACTACAAAGTAACCAATTAACTTTGGACGTAAAATATGAGTCTTACCGCCAGCTAGTTCTTCTTCAGAGGTAAAGCTTATCAGGCCTTTAGGATAACCCATTTTATCCATAACACCGTTACACGCATCAACACAGGCGCCGCAGTTGATGCATTCGTATTGTAAGCCATTTCGTATATCGATACCGGTTGGGCATACCTGAACACACAGGTTGCAGTCTATACAGTCGCCTAACCCTTTTTCTTTTACTTGCTCGTGACTAAGTTTGCGTGGTCGCGGGCCGCGTTGCTCTCCACGCTTTGCATCGTACGATACCGTAAACGTGTCTTTGTCGAACATGGCAGACTGAAAACGCGCATACGGGCAAATGTGCGTGCACATGATTTCGCGCATGTAGCCAGCGTTTCCGTACGTACATACGGCAAAGAAAATAACCGATAAACCTGCCCAGAAGCTGGTGTTAAATGTTACAAAATCGATAAACAGTTCATCAATTGGCGTAAAGTAGCCAACGAAGGTTAAAGCCGTTAACAGCGCTACCAATACCCAAGCGGTGTGCTTAGCTGTTTTACGCAAAAATTTATCTGCATCCATTTTGCGTGCATCTAGCGCTATACGCTTGTTGCGCGGGCCTTCGAATTTCTCTTCGAACCACGTATAAATGTATACCCACGTTGTTTGAGGACACATAAATCCACACCACACTCGACCAGCGAAAGTGGTGACGAAGAACAGCGCAAAGGCGGAAACAATAAATATATAGGCCAGTAAAGTGAGATCTTGAGGCCATAAGGTTAGAGAGAATATAGTAAATCGCTGCTCGCCGATGTCGAGTAGCACGGCTTGATGCCCGTTGTACTGAATCCATGGAATGATGGCAAAGAGGCCCAAAAAGAAAAGGCCAAACATGCGTCTAAACGTCTCCAGAGGGCCTTGTACAGCCCGCACATAAATACGGCTACGAGAGTCGTGGCGTTTACCCTCAGGTCCACCTTTGGGTTTATGTACTTTTACCGGTGTAACGGTCTTTACCGGTATTTGTTCATTCATAGCTTAACCTTGTGTGACGTAACGAACTGCCTGTGCAGTATAACTGCGTTCAAAACGTCATATTTAATGTAGATCAATAATGCGGCGTATGGTGTATCTTTTTAAAGTTTCAGTCAATACTGAAACTTCAGAACGTAAGTCGTTTTTTGTTTTGATTTCCTCAGTCTATGTAACTTTGTAAATAGTTAAATACAGCTACGTGAATAATGAGGATTAATATAACGGCCAGATGCCATTTGATGTCCAACATCGACGATTAGGCTTTACCTACTATACATGAGTATAGTTTGCTGTATTTACAGGTAAACCGATATGACCCTATTATCGTCGATAATAATGTGGTCAATTACCGTTTGAATCGTGTACAGTGAGCATTGTGAAAATGTAAATTGGCAAAGTGTAGTTGAGCACATAGTGAGAAAGGTGCTAAAAAATTGGCGCTATTTGTAGTAAACGTCTGTCAAAGTTAGCTGAGAAGTCATGTTAAGGTTCTTTATCATCGCTGCTGAAATTATTGTTTTGGTAATTGTGCTGCGGTCTCCTTTTGTTCAGTATCTCTTTGAAGATATCCAGAACTCGCTTTCTGAATGGCTAGTTTCAATTGCCACCTTACCGGAGCGAGAAGAACTGCGTAGTTTACAAGATAAAATTAATATCCAGCTGAGTCCCTTAAAGCCTTACCAGCAAACATATGTTCAGCAAATCACCGCTGATAGCGCAAGCGTTAAACGTTTTTATCACACCTATTGTGAAAAGGACGATATAAACCCCAACTTTACGGGAACTAAACGCGTTCAACTATGCCTAATCATTAAACAGTCGTCAGTTATGCAAGTAGCAAAGCGAGACTAGCCAATTTTAACAAGGTTGGTTAAATATAAAGCTGATATAAAAGCCGACAATTGCTGCATGCTAAGCTTTCTCTAAATGTCTTGCTAACTCATAGTTTAAACGACTGAATTTAGGAGCATAAAAGTGAATAAATTACGTACTTTTTCTTGTTTAAGCTGCGCCACAGCGGTGGGACTCCTTACCGTTTTTGCTCCCACTCAAGCCGCTGAGGTGAAGATAACGTGGGAAGAACCTGAGTCTTATAGCGATGTAAGACCAACCAATGAATCTCGTAAACGGTTCCGCGAACGAACGCTACAAGAGCTTGAAGAACATATTGTAGATTTGGCCAGTGATTTACCTGAGTCGCAAGTGCTGTCAATGACAGTAACAAACGTTGATTTAGCTGGCCAAGTTTGGCCAAGCCAGTTTGTCGGTTTCGGTAACGGCGCCGGTAGCGACGTCCGTATCATTAAGCGCGTTGATATTCCTAGAATGACATTTAGCTACTCGTTGGCTAATGCCGACGGTCAGGTCATTTTAAGTGGTGAAGATGTGAAACTTAAAGATATGGATTTTATGGAGTCGAATATTCGTCGCAATCGCACGGAATCGCTTTCTTATGAAAAAGCGATGCTTAACGATTGGTTTTCAGATACCTTTTCAACCCAAGTAGCAGCGAACGACTAATAGTTTCATTCAAATCATAATAAAAAAGGTCACATATAGTGACCTTTTTTGCATTCATAGTCCATATTTCACGGGCTATAGCAGTATAAGCTGCCTACAGATAATCAAACTCATTACCTGATATTGCAAGGGTGCTTTCAGGGCCAACTTTATAAGCGGCTTTGTGCGCATCGCGACGTACTAAGATACGTTCCATGTAGAAGTCACGTGTCTTCATCTTAGACGCTGCAAGTACCGCATTACCTGATGCCTGCGCTTTGTCGGCCATGCTGTACCACAGTACACCAATCAAGGAATAAGCGCTGTATGCCAAGTAATCACAAGCAGCGGCTGCAGCGGTGGTGGCATCCATACCTAAGCAATCGGCTGAAGATGCACGCCAGTCATCAAGAATTCCTTGAGCCAGACCCTTCGCCTCACTGTCTTGAATGTCGCTAACTAAAGCGTTAAACGCATTATAGGTCGCTTCCATCATTTGACCGCCATCTCGGGTAAGCTTACGACCAATAAGGTCTAGCGCCTGAATACCGTTGGTGCCTTCATATAACATAGCAATGCGCACGTCGCGCATAAGTTGTTCCATACCCCATTCACGAATAAAGCCGTGACCACCAAATACTTGTACACCTAGGCTGGTGGTCTCAAGGCCCATATCCGTCATAAAAGCTTTGCAGATTGGGGTTAAAAACTGAAGTATCTTGTCGGCATCTTCTTTTTCTTGACCTTCACCAAGCTTCTCAACGTCCATAAACTTGGCATAGAAAAGTGAAAGTGCACGGCAGCCTTCAATCAGTGATTTCTGCGTAAGTAACATACGCGCTACGTCAGGTTGAAAGACGATCGGGTCTGCTTTGCCTTCTGGATTTTGAATACCCTGAGGTGCGCGAGACTGAACGCGTTCGCGGGCATAGGTCAGCGCGCCTTGGTAAGAGGCTTCTGCCGCCCCTAAACCTTGCAGACCTACTTGGAAGCGTGCATCGTTCATCATGGTGAACATGCATGCCAGCCCTTGGTTTTCTTCACCTACAAGGTAACCCGTTGCACCGTCAAAATTCATCACACAAGTCGGGCTCGCTTTGATTCCCATTTTGTGTTCGATGCTTCCCACTGACAAGCTGTTCGCCTCACCAGGCTCATTGCTGGCATCTGGAAGGAACTTGGGCACTAAGAATAAGCTGATGCCTTTAACACCTTTAGGGGCGTCAGGTAGACGAGCTAGAACAAGGTGAATAACGTTCGAACTCCAATCGTGATCACCTGCGGTAATAAAAATCTTATTACCGGTGACTTTATAGCTGCCGTCGCCTTGTGGCTCTGCTTTGGTACTAAGCAAGCTCAAATCTGTTCCTGCATGAGGTTCGGTCAGGTTCATGGTACCTGTCCACTCACCGCTGATTAGCTTAGCAAGGTAGATATCTTTTAATTCTTTACTGGCGTGTTTAGTAACCGCAAGTGTTGCGCTTTCAGTAAGCATGGTGGTTAAACGCCAGCTTAAGTTCGCCGCGTTTAGCATTTCGTGAACAGGCACAGCCATGGTGTACGGCAAGTCCTGCCCGTCGTACTCGGCAGTACCTAGCATTGCATTCCAGCCGTTAGCAACATATTCCTGATAGGCATCAGCGAAGCCTTTAGGCGTGGTAATGCTGCCGTCTTTTAGCGTACAGCCTTCTTCATCGCCTTCACGGTTAAGAGGGGCAACCACATCCAAAGCAAACTTTGCACCCTGTGCAATAATTTCGTTGGCAAGTTCGCTATCAAAGTCGCTGATACCGAGCTTTTCGTAGTGAGCATCAAGTCCAAGCCAGTCTTTTAACAAGAACTGAAAATCAGTCGTAGGGGCGTGGTACAGAGGCATGGATGACTCCTTTTTCAAACAAGTGTTTTAATTTTGTCTATTATAGTCACAAAAAGCGTAGTCCGAATAGTCCGTTAAAGGAAAGTTAATAATAAATTTGGATGATGTGGGTAATGATCTATGCGGACTGATATGAGAGAAACACATAGGTTTACCAAGACTCGTGGACTTTAAATGTGCAGTAAAGGTCACACAGGCTCTGATGATGATGACTGACGCATTGATGTTAATATAGAAAAGTGAACTCAAGTGGTAAGCTCGCTTGCAATTCAAATTCTCACTGGCATGCTTAGCCTACATTGAAATAACCCGTTCACATACGCACAAGCAACATGGTACATAAAAACATGAATCCAGAAAGCGCGAAGAAAAACCTTAAACATAGCAGTGATGATGCGCAGATCCCGGTTTGCATTGTAACGGGGGGAAGCTTGGGTATCGGTTTTGCGGTATGCAAGCTGTTTAGTCAAAACGGTTATCAAGTCATTAATTTAGATATCAGAGACTTTGAGCAAGCGTTACCTAATGCTATCTGGAAGCCGTGTGATGTAAGTGTTGTGCGTAATATTGAAGCCGCGGTGAATGAGGTTATTAGTTCTTATCAACGCATAGACGCATTGGTATGTAATGCCGGTATACATGTTTCAGCAACCATTGAAGACACTGATGAAGCGCTGCTTGATAAGGTACTAAACTTGAACGTAAAAGGGGCGTATGGCGCGATTAAGTCTTGCCTGCCAACCATGAAAGAGCAGGGCAGCGGCGCGATTGTGGTGATGGGTTCAGATCAGTCCTTTATTGGAAAGCGCAATTCGTTCGCCTACGGTGTCAGCAAAGGTGCGTTGGCGTCTATGGCGAAAACCACCGCGCTTGACTACGCACCCTATAATATCCGCGTTAACGCGGTATGCCCGGGTACCATCGAAACCCCTCTATTTCATAACGCCATTGATAATTATGTGGCACGTTCCGGGGCAGATAAAATTGAAGTGGTAGCTGAAGAAGCCGCTGCACAACCTATTGGACGTTTGGGCCAGCCCGAAGACGTAGCTGAATTGACTTATTTCCTATGCAGCAACAAAGCGTCGTTCATCACGGGTAGCTTGTATGCGGTGGATGGGGGCTACACAGCACAATAGAAAGAGCACAATAGATAGGGCTGAACAGAAAAGCAACGCGAAATGCCTTATCAGCAATAGCATAAACCAAGGTTTTATAAACAAAGATGAGCAAGCCTTCAATCACTTGGATAGACCCTCATATTCACTTCTTTGCCTTAAACGAAGGGCACTATGGTTGGCTGAAACCAGCCAATGCCCCCTTTTGGCCAGATAAAAAAGCGATTGCAAAACATACTACAGAGCACATGCTTTATCGCGCGTCGTTAGGGCAGTTAGCCGGTTTTGTTCACATTGAAGCGGGTTACGATAACGAAAGACCCTGGCGTGAAATTGCGTTCTTGGAGCGTCATTGTACGCTGCCATTCCGTTCGGTTGGGTGTATCGATTTAACGGGAAATAATGTTGGCAGTCATATCGACAAGCTAAAGCGGTACCAGTCAATACGTGGGCTTCGTCACATATTAGATGACGATGCTAAAGTACTTTTACGCACCCCTAAGGTTAAATGGGGAGTTCATCATATGGCGTCGCAAGGCTTGTCTTTTGAAGCGCAGTTAAATCTTGCAGATAGCAATGCTGTGCATGCGCTGCTAACGGTACTAGAACAAACACCCTCGCTAAAAGTGGCTATAAATCATGCCGCAATAGCGCCAATTGATGTAAATAGCTTTGCGTTTAAAACATGGCGGCAGAATATTCGCGACTTGAATGAAACGCAGCAAGTTGTGTTTAAGTTCTCAGGATTAGAAATGCAAGATCGCCGTTGGCTGTGGCAGCGTGCGTCTTATATTTTTGAAACCTTGCTGGACACCGTTGGCACAGATCACTGATGTTTCCAGCAACTTCCCGTGTGTCAGTGGCAATGCCGTATGCCGCGCTTTGGCAC includes the following:
- the ccoG gene encoding cytochrome c oxidase accessory protein CcoG; this translates as MNEQIPVKTVTPVKVHKPKGGPEGKRHDSRSRIYVRAVQGPLETFRRMFGLFFLGLFAIIPWIQYNGHQAVLLDIGEQRFTIFSLTLWPQDLTLLAYIFIVSAFALFFVTTFAGRVWCGFMCPQTTWVYIYTWFEEKFEGPRNKRIALDARKMDADKFLRKTAKHTAWVLVALLTALTFVGYFTPIDELFIDFVTFNTSFWAGLSVIFFAVCTYGNAGYMREIMCTHICPYARFQSAMFDKDTFTVSYDAKRGEQRGPRPRKLSHEQVKEKGLGDCIDCNLCVQVCPTGIDIRNGLQYECINCGACVDACNGVMDKMGYPKGLISFTSEEELAGGKTHILRPKLIGYFVVLVVMIGLLFANIWMRSPTEVDIIRDRNSLYRETNEGLIENVYTIKVLNKTQQTQTYSIAVKGLPDYKYIGEQTVTVEGGAVYSTPISVATDAYNLEDTVTDIFISVTSTIDGETVTVDEPTKFLYR
- a CDS encoding DUF3016 domain-containing protein, giving the protein MNKLRTFSCLSCATAVGLLTVFAPTQAAEVKITWEEPESYSDVRPTNESRKRFRERTLQELEEHIVDLASDLPESQVLSMTVTNVDLAGQVWPSQFVGFGNGAGSDVRIIKRVDIPRMTFSYSLANADGQVILSGEDVKLKDMDFMESNIRRNRTESLSYEKAMLNDWFSDTFSTQVAAND
- a CDS encoding acyl-CoA dehydrogenase family protein, translating into MPLYHAPTTDFQFLLKDWLGLDAHYEKLGISDFDSELANEIIAQGAKFALDVVAPLNREGDEEGCTLKDGSITTPKGFADAYQEYVANGWNAMLGTAEYDGQDLPYTMAVPVHEMLNAANLSWRLTTMLTESATLAVTKHASKELKDIYLAKLISGEWTGTMNLTEPHAGTDLSLLSTKAEPQGDGSYKVTGNKIFITAGDHDWSSNVIHLVLARLPDAPKGVKGISLFLVPKFLPDASNEPGEANSLSVGSIEHKMGIKASPTCVMNFDGATGYLVGEENQGLACMFTMMNDARFQVGLQGLGAAEASYQGALTYARERVQSRAPQGIQNPEGKADPIVFQPDVARMLLTQKSLIEGCRALSLFYAKFMDVEKLGEGQEKEDADKILQFLTPICKAFMTDMGLETTSLGVQVFGGHGFIREWGMEQLMRDVRIAMLYEGTNGIQALDLIGRKLTRDGGQMMEATYNAFNALVSDIQDSEAKGLAQGILDDWRASSADCLGMDATTAAAAACDYLAYSAYSLIGVLWYSMADKAQASGNAVLAASKMKTRDFYMERILVRRDAHKAAYKVGPESTLAISGNEFDYL
- a CDS encoding SDR family NAD(P)-dependent oxidoreductase gives rise to the protein MNPESAKKNLKHSSDDAQIPVCIVTGGSLGIGFAVCKLFSQNGYQVINLDIRDFEQALPNAIWKPCDVSVVRNIEAAVNEVISSYQRIDALVCNAGIHVSATIEDTDEALLDKVLNLNVKGAYGAIKSCLPTMKEQGSGAIVVMGSDQSFIGKRNSFAYGVSKGALASMAKTTALDYAPYNIRVNAVCPGTIETPLFHNAIDNYVARSGADKIEVVAEEAAAQPIGRLGQPEDVAELTYFLCSNKASFITGSLYAVDGGYTAQ
- a CDS encoding amidohydrolase family protein, with amino-acid sequence MSKPSITWIDPHIHFFALNEGHYGWLKPANAPFWPDKKAIAKHTTEHMLYRASLGQLAGFVHIEAGYDNERPWREIAFLERHCTLPFRSVGCIDLTGNNVGSHIDKLKRYQSIRGLRHILDDDAKVLLRTPKVKWGVHHMASQGLSFEAQLNLADSNAVHALLTVLEQTPSLKVAINHAAIAPIDVNSFAFKTWRQNIRDLNETQQVVFKFSGLEMQDRRWLWQRASYIFETLLDTVGTDH